The Canis lupus dingo isolate Sandy chromosome 18, ASM325472v2, whole genome shotgun sequence genome includes the window AGCCCTGCAGGAGGGGCAGCCTCACCTCATGGACCAGTGGGCTCTAGCTCAGAATACCCCAGAACGGGGTGGCTCCAAGTGGTGGGTGCCTCTGACATGAAGAGCACAGAAGAAGATGCCACCTGGATCCAGAACCACATAAGGTGGccatgggaggaaggagagggaaaccTGACAAACAAGGAGAGGAAGAGCAATGAAACCAactccaaagaagaaaaggaggtaaacagaaggaaagggcaggccgggtggctcagcaatttagcgccacctttggcccaggacatgatcctggagacccaggatcgagttccacgtcgggctccctgcatgaggcctgctcctccctctgtctgtgtctctctgcctctctctctcattctgtctctcgtggataaataaatagaatcttaaaaaaaaaaaaaaaaaaaaaaccagaaggaaaTGTAGGAGGGGCATTCTAgaagaagcaagaaaggaagagtgaAGATCCTCCTCCTCATCTTAAGGCCTTGGAGTGGCGCAGGCAAGATGGAGTCACCAAATGTGATCAGCCCTTGGAAAGCTTGTCATCTGATCAATAAATCCCTTTCATCTAGTGGGATGAAGAAAGTGGTGCTCTTTGAGGGTGTACGTTTGGCACCATACTGTGTAAAAAACAGGCATGGCACTAGAAGTACCAGCTACTCAGTTATGAATGAGAGGGGTTTATGATTCATGAGCGTGCCTACCACCTCCACCCAGAAGCCATGACTTCCCTCGTCTCGTGCAGGGTGGGGACCCATCTAACCAGAATCACCACCCAGCCTCTCCCAGTCTCCTTAGATGACAAGCTGTGGCATCCTTGGTCCACCCAACTCAGCCCCCAAGCATCTTGCCAAAACATGAGTAAACAAGTACAGGTAAAGGGAGTCACAGACCTCTCCACTTTGGGCTGTTTCTCCTCTTTACCAGTGCCCAGCACAATGCTAGTGAGGAATTTCTTATCACAGGCTATGTATTCTTTCCTTAGAGGGTAGTCAGAAGATCTCCAAACACCTTCCTCTGAGCTCAGAATAAGTttaccttctttttgtttttgtattctattACCATGGACCAGGACATCAGTTTGCCTAAGACACATGGGAAAACTGGCCCTCACCTCCTGCATATCCAGGATTCTCAACAGCCCATGTGAACTTGACCGGTTTGCAGTTGGCCTGCTTTCCTgctgaggctgagggagagatGGATGTTATTAAGGacaacatctaaaaaaaaaaaaaaaaaagacaacatctAACATTTGTTTAGTGATTTATACCTCACAAAGCaaataattatcttatttaatccacACAATAATCTTGTGTTACTGTTACTTCCACTTTATAGATGTTGAGTCTCAGAAAGATAAAGTATCTTCCTCAGTGACAACTGGTAGACCTAAGATCCCTTCTCATTCTCTAACTATAAATCCTCTGGCCTCTCTCTACAAGGTCATGGGCCCCTAGAGATCTCAGAGTTAACATAAAAattgcaattcctatcaaaaagaacaccccccaccccagttctgCAGCCTGAGTGACCTCCAACATCAGCCATCCTCAAACCCATTCATATCCTACCCCTATTTCCACAGTCACCAGGTGGGAGAGACTTGCCGCTTCTTGGAGAAGAGTTCATAGAAACATAATGATTCGTACATTTCCTCTGTCAAAGACTCTTTcaaagttaccaaaaaaaatttttttccaaaaaattttcATTGCAAAATCAAAATGGGATCATCGTaggaaaagtacaaaatatagaaaaataaacaagacaataAAATCATAATTCTACCCTTGAGTAATGACTTAGTACTATGAACGCTTCGTTTAGTCTTCTGTAAATTTTATGATGTACACGTGGACTTACTTGTGTTtaccaaaatgtaaaatgctcCTACCCATAACACTGTTTTGgaatctgctttttaaacttaatatactGCAAACATTTTCctgttagtaaatatttttataacatatttatggatatgtaatatttcattatagttcTTAATGGTACTCTAGAGTTATATATTTAGATTGttcctattttttcattattatgaccAGTTTTATGATAGACTCCTggatctaattttaattttcatttctttgattatgAATGAAGTTGaattttttcatatgatttttatcatttgaagCTCATTCATGAATAGTCCATCCATACTATTTACAGGTTTCAATggtgtgcatttatttttttttacttttttactgaTTTGTAAGAACTCTTTATATTGAGGCTGAAATTGTATCTGCTAAAAACTCATTTACATCATATTTCAATGCACCATTTTGAATTCGAGTACATACTGACTTTCCCTGACAATCCCAACCAGACCATGGACGCTTTGCtctttttcctctactttttctttaacaAGTTCCTTCCAAAGTATATTTGGTAAAGGGCTCCTCTTCTTGTGCTCATCCCCacaagcacccccccccccaaccgccATTCCTCTGCGTAGGACCGGTAAGGGTGGCTCCCATCCCTCCTGCCCTGACCTCCAAAACCTTACTGCCTCCTCCTCTTACCCAGGCCTCTGGCTGGGGGGTCGTGGTGAACCCCCCACCTCCGCTGTTGCTTAATGCTTCAGAAAACCCTGACACGGGCCTCTCAGAACCCCCAGGGAAAAGGGTGACAGAGAGCActtagggaggagcagaggagggtgCGCATTAGGGAGTATTAGTAGTAGAAGGGGATCGTCTTGCGGGGGAGGAAGTATTAGTAGGTCTGCTGTGGCAAGAATGAAGAGAAACCCACTCTCCAAGGACCCCTCTTGCTTCTGAGCAAGGCCCTCATGGCAGGGGTGCCTTGGCCGGGAGCCTGCAGTCCTCCTCCAGAGTCCCAGGCGGTCCGCTCCTTTGCCCTGTTATTACCGCTGGCAGGTTTGTTTGTGCCTCTGGCAACAGGGACGCAAGTCCTACCAGTTCTCCTGGTGTCCTGCCACACAGCCTCCtgcttggggaggaggaggggcccagGCCTATTACCTGGAGTACCCCCTCCACCCagagcagagagagcagaggcGGGGGAGGCCCTAGGCAGGAGCCGGCTGGACAGGACAAGCCCAGGTGGTGAGGACAGGAGGAGTTTCTTCCCTGCCGAGATCAGTACCTTGGAAAactggggctgcagggaggaggtCAGGGTACACACGGGGGCGGGCAGATGTTGGGAGTTCACATCAGAGCTCCCTTGGGTTTGGACCGCCCTGACCTGCTCTCACTCCCCTGAGTGTCTCCCCTCCAACCCTTTCTCCTGGTTTGGCATGTTTGGGAGATGGCTGTGGCTGTGACTTGAACGGGAACAAGACACCTGGCATGTCTGTGGTAGGAGCTGGATTCTCACACCCTTGGCCTCTGTGGTCTCTGCAGAGGACTTGGGCTTTTTCCCCCTGCAGCTGGGCTTAGGAGTTTCCAGACCtccttcattttacatttccacacACTTTCTGGGAAGACAGTGTGATGCTCGGCATGGGAAGCTGGGGGTTCTAGCCAGGTGTCCGGTGGCCATGGTGACCTTGACAGCACATGACCTCTTTAGGGTTTACTTTCCTCATCTGGACAGACAGCAACAGTGCTGGCCTTGGGGCTGGTGCCTAGTACACCAGACGGGTGGTAGGTGGGTGCTCAACTGTGTCAggttttctcccttcttcccttttctcaacCTACTGATGTGGGTGACATTGGGGAGCTTCAGAGATCTCTGCTTGAGGATGAGACCCTCGGGCAGCCTGGCTCCTTTCCTGCTGTCCTCAGTGCTCACGCACTCCTTCACCTGTCACTTCCCCCTACACGGACCTACCTGCCAGTTCCGTTTCCCCCAGCAGAAGCTGACCCCTGGAGCCCAGGTCCCATGCCTCACTCATCCTAGCAAAGCCAATGCATCAGCACAGTGCTTgacacaaagtaggtgctcaggaTCCAGAGAAGGAATAAAGAACTGAAGGGAAAGGATCTCCCATTTCATAATCATTGAGAATCAGAGAGACAAGAAAGAGCTCAACTTGAAAGTCCAGCAGACCTCGGGTGGAGCCTGGCCTCATCGCTCACCATccacatgaccttgagcaagataTTTATTCcccctgagcctcaatttctttgtCTAAAAATAGAACAGTAATAGCTACCTCCTAGGGTCGTTGTGGGGATTGGTGATGATGTCAGAGGGAAGCGAAGCTCGTTGCTGCCTGGTGCATAGTAGGAGCTCATTCAGTGGAAGCAGTGATTAGCTGCTATTACAGGACTGTTGACGTGTATGCCTGAAGCAAACTCGCTTCGAGAGTTCTGGGGTTAGCAGTGAGTAACATCGGAGCCCTGGGGAGCCTCCCTCAGTTTGGTCTCCCACCCGGAATGCCGTGGTCCTTCTCTCAGGAGTGATGAACCAATTGATGCCAGTGGGCAATGTGGCCTGGCAGCCTGGGCACAGAATAGCTCACCTGGTAGCACTTGCTGGCTCGGATTTCTTCTTCATAGGGGTTGAGGGCACTGACCCTAGGGTCTGAAGTCTGAGGAGAAGTCTGAGGGCTGGTGGTGCCCTCCGTTTGCTACTGAGGCAGGTCACATACATCACAActggctccctgcctctctcctgtgaGCACGTTGTAAGAAACCCTGATCTGTGCTTTACTCTACTCTGAAAGATTGATCAAGGTAGAAGTTCTCACCCAGTTGATATAGAGAGAATAAGTGAGGAATAAGTGAGGAATAGAGGAAATCAGTCACTTGATACCCAGCTTTTATATTCAGGAAACAGAACCTGGAAGATCTCATTCTCAATGCACTGCCCTGGCCCAGGACCCAAATCTGCACATCTGCTGGCCTCCTCGCCAGCACTGGcccctcggggtgggggtggggggcagggcatgAGCACCACGTGCCATCATCAAGCCCACCACCCAGGAGGAGAGCTGCCAGACAAGAAGGGTGGTCTCAGGGGGAGCACTAAGAGGAGTGGACCTCCTAGTACAGGAACTCAAAAAGGCTAGCAGGTGCTAGCCTGCAGGATGAGGGATGGAATATCAAAACAGActctagagggatccctgggtggctcagcagttaggtgactgctttcggcccagggcgtgatcctggaggcccgggatcgagtcccacatcggggtccctgcatggagcctgtttctgtctctgcctgtgtctctgcctctctctctctgtgtctctctctgtgtgtctctcatgaataagtaagtaaaatcttaaaaaaaaaacaaaacaaacaggctCTAGAAACTCAGGAAGGGGGCTGGCATAAGGAGCAGAGGAGGGTGCGCATTGGTCTGGACATGAAGAGGGTGGAACACCCTGGGTCAGGTCCCGAGGGCAATGTGGCcagggccagaggcagggagaaggggtcTGCTTCCCCTGGCAAATCCAGGTCTCCATCCAGCCCCCCAGCTCATCTCTTTCCAGGGTTGTCTTTCCCGTTTTGTTCTGTTCAGTAACATTTCACTCTGGCTCTGCTTTGTTGGGAATGGTAAACTGGCCTGGGAGTCATAACCACTGCACTTTGGCCTGACATTTTAGAAAGGTGAGTAGAAAGAGTCTTGAAGGTTGTTTTGTCCAGCTTTTGGTTCCATGACAGAGTCCTCTTAGAAATTGctaacagggcacctgggtggctcagttggttgagcacctgcctttggctcaggtcatgatcccagagttccagaatcaagttctgcatcaggctccctgctcagtgggggactctgcttctccccctgcccctcactccactcattttctctctctctctcttttttaaaagattttatttatttattcatgagagacacagagagaaagagaggtagagacgcaggcagagggagaagcaggctccatgcagggagtcggatgcgggactggatcccaggtctccagggtcacgccctgggctgaaggcagcgttaaaccgctgagccaccggggctgccctctccctctctctttgtgtctctcaagtaaataaataaaatctttgaaagaaagaaattgccaaCATATGGTTTTCCAGCCCTAGCTCTCTAGTGACAGTGCCCGGGGCTCCCctccacgcccccacccccatgtaGCCGTCCCATGGGTAAGCCATGCTGGAGCTTAGAGTCTTCTCCCCACAGTGGGCTCTGCTCCTGTCTAAACCTCACCTCTGGGCCCAGGTTATACCAGCTGGAATGACCTGGGCTaagcctttccctctgcttcaaGCCAGGAGCCCTGTAGTTGGTCTTTGCCACCTACTAAGCAGCTTCTCAGCCTTCggtccctccccatctcccctgcaAGGTGTTAGTGAGTCTCTTCAAAGGCCTTCTCAAGATGGGGGCCTAGAGACCTGAAGTCCTGATACCAGAGAGGGACTTTCAAACTCGGGAACCCacctcattttatagctgaagtAACCAGAAAGTGAGgtcatttgcccaaggccacgcAGACAGCATGAGACAGGGCTGGGGCTCAAAGCCATTGACTGGTGACCAGCCCATCATGCAAGGAGGTGATACCAGCTCTCTTGTCAGAATCTTGTCTCATCAGCTCTGACTGGCACCTGGGCAGGGTTCAAAGCATGCCTCTGGTGTGCTGAGTGAACCAATCAAGCATCCAGATTGCTGATGGAAATAGTGAGACCCCCTGCCCATACCTCCTCTCTGGGCCTGATCCCACTCTTCCCTCCCCAAAACACCTTCCCCCTGCTCTGTTCTATTCAGAACCCCCGTTTTTCTCACCCGGCTCAGCTTGGGCTCCACTTTTTCCAAGAAGTCTTTACTCTTTCAGATGCAAAAGACTCCTTTTTGGGTTCCACTGCAGTTGTAGTGTGGTCACAGGTGTGTCCTTGGTTATATATTGACTTccattcctctcttctccctgcctggCCCAGGTGCATTTTCCCAGTCAGTGGAGGCCTCTctacctttcctttttctctcatggCACCCATGCTATAGGGGCTGGAGATCATCGTGGGCCCTTGAAATGGGACTGTCTGGCCTGATGCTGCTAGAGAAGGGCTCCTTGGAGAGGTGGCCCATGCTGGACTCCTTCtaaagagtgggagagagagtaaaagttcccagggagccccaggaacATTCCCCTGCTTCCCCCCGCCTGCCTTTCTAGAAGCTTCTCCCCGGTTCCTAGCTCCTCCTGTTTATACAGCAGTTAATCATTTGGGTTCCCAACAATGGTTTCTGCTCACCTAGGGACAGGTAAAAATAGGATTTGGTTGGCTTGTCATATTGAGAGGCTACTAGAGATAAAAATCCTCTATGCCTGCCTATTTCGAGACATAAGGAGGGGTAGTGGCCCTTTTCAATCATctgggcttctcacagggagccttaCAGGTCAGACTcgtgttttcctttctcttcacagCACTGGGGCACTAACCCTTTTCACACCTCCTGGAACCTCACATCCCAAGCCTGGCAACCACCTCTTCCTCATCCATCTGGAAGGGGCACATTGGAAGAACAGTGAGCTGAGCCTTGGGTATCACAGTACCCAGAGTGATCAGATCTCCCCAGGTGATCCTAGGTAGGTGATAGTGAAGGCCAGTAAATCTCTAAATTCTTGTCTAGTTTGAATTGCCTAGAGGTACATGCTGCCCCCTGGTCTCTGTAGCAACAGAGCACAAGGTGCTTGGAGCATAGTCCCCGAGCCAGGCTGTCTGGTTCACATCCCAGTTCCACCAGTCAGTCAGGAGGCCTTGGGCCCACTACCTAACATCTCTCTGCCAGCAATGATGGCAGCATCTTCCAGACGGTGGCTGAAAGATCAAGTGAGCTAATGTGGGTGAATAAGTGCGCCCTGGCACAGAACAAGTGCTCTGCAAATGTGGCCATCCCTAGAGCTAGGTGTCTGACTTGGAAGCGATGAGACCTTTGTGTCATCATTTGGGATCACAGTCTTCCTTCTATGGCCCTGGCAGGATGGTGGGAAGAGAAACTAAAACTGGAGCCCGAGTGACTACATTGGCCTGGTGGAGAGCCATGTCTGGGTATGAGAGCTTCGGGCCGGTGAAGCAAGCTCAGGGGAGGCCCTGCTGCCACGGCCACAGCAAAGCTATGGCCCAAGGGTCAGCAGGCATTGACTGCCGAGACCACGGGCAGGCTGCTTCATCTCTGCTGGTCAGATTCTTGTCTTGACTCAAGGCTCACTGGTAACTGTACAAGGGTAAAGCTTTGACTAGAATGCAACAACTGTTTTGATTAATTTCCCTGCAGGTGGAAAAAGAGGCCTATGagacaaaaaagcagaaatgcaGAAAACAATAATTCTCTGATTTTAATAGTTGAGgggaaagttataaaataaaatagacaacaCAGAGCGTTGGAACCCCCTCAGATTGCAATAACACAGGGATACAGAAATGTAAACGAAACAGAGCCTCCAGATAATGTTATAGAACTTCCAGAATACAGCAGCTCCCAGACACtctaaagtaaaataagacaGGAGTCTTCCAAAACAATCTATACACCGTCAGAGGGCTGTCCGAGAAAGCGACCCGATTCCTCCTCAGCAGCAGCCTCTGGGCTGGTTCTGCCTCGGGCTCAGCTCCACTGCCCAGTCCAGCCCACTGCGTCCTGTGGACCTCTTTTGAGAGTTCGCCTTCTCATTCTTCAGCCGGctgcctccagccctgcccctctctcccttttgACCCACACCCCTTTCCTGTTTTTAGCAGAAAATACAGCCAAGCCAGTAGAGCCTGGCCGATTTCCTCAGATGGAGCCAACCAGCCCCGGGGTGGCTCTCCTTGAAGGCTCACAACCCAGCCTAGCTGTTTGAAAAACAGTCCGCAGATAGGCTACAAATAGAACTTGTCAGCCCTCTAATATCGTCCTCCTGAGAGGCTTCTGATGGGTCTGGTTATTATTCTGTCCCAATTTTTTGCTGCGGCCCTAGGGTTTTCCACTCAAGAAGGAAAAGGACAGGCCTTGCAGCCTGGCCCTGTCCTCTCAGTGTCTCAAATGGTGGACTCTGGACGTATCAGACTCATCACCCTGTGGGCTTTCTCCCGCAGCTGCAGCTGGACAAACTCTTGGCCTTCGCAATGGTGAGTTGCTCCACAAAAGGTCTGTTATTAGGAGGCAAGCAAGCTCTTGGTAACCCCCAGGCATGCCTTGAAAGGAtgtgggagggaggcagccctGAGGGTCAAGGAAGAGCCACTGTGGCATGGACCCCagtggaaggggaaggagagaaagcacagcATATCCCTcaggcagggctggaggagggTCTTCAGTTAAATATCTCAGGAGGTATGAAGGGTAGGGGTGGCTCGGGGCAGCCCCCTACTCCCCAGAGTCAAGGCACAGAGAAagtatgaaatgtccaggataAATAGAACTgcatggagagggagaaaagccagCTCCGTCCTCTCTTAAAAATAGCCACCATTGGcaccaaaaatatattaatatctgtacatttgtcatctttaaaaaaaggaaataagacttCCTTGGCACCTTGTAGTCAATTTCCTAAAAATGAGGTGATGTATGGAAAGGCCTCCTGTGTGCGCGCACTCGTCCATGTGTGTCTCCCTGTCGGAAGGGTGGACCCTGCCCCAGCAGCCCTGAACGTGAGACACACCGCTGCGCAGGCAGGGGCCAGCTCCCCCAGCACCTAGGTTTGCTGGGCTGCCCTTTCCTCTGCTGTCCACAGGGCACCAGTGGTCCCCACCCCTGGGCTCCAGAGGAAGATGGCCACAGGAGCATCTTCATGTACCTCCTCTGGGAAGGGAGGCCTGTCTCTGTAGGTGTGCCACCTCAAACTGAAGGCAGCCTGGGCCCGGCTCCtgccacacactcacacacatcgGCCCAGGCTTGGAGAGACCCCTGCCCACGAGACAAAAATGCAAACGTGAGCAGAGTTCAGCACGGGGGCTGAGTGAGCAAGTGTGCCTGGGGGCTCCAGTCCTGGTCACCACATCCCgcgaggggcagcaggaggggggaTCGGGCCAGGCCGGGCCAGGCCACTTAGAGATGGTGGTTGCTCTGTAACAGAGAGGTGACAGTATTCTGCAAGGCCACAGCCACCTTCTTGGAGGTCTTACGCAGCAGTGGGCTGTCGGGGTGGTGCTCCTTCAGGTGGAGGACATGGCCCTCCTGGCTCTCGGATGTACAGCCACACTCTTCACACACGTACAGCTTGGCCCGCCGCTCCTTGTACGCGTACTTCTGCTGCACGCCGTGGATCTTCTTGAGGTGTGACTCCAGAGAGCAGCGCTGTGTGAAGGCCTTGTCACACAGGCTGCATTTGTAGGGCCGCACgcctgcagggaggagggggctgggtgTCAGGGACTTGACACTGAAAGGCCAGGCCTCCTGACTAGGGGGAAAGAAGAACGGAGGAGGCCTTTCCCGTGTCCCGTGTCCAGCTCCCTAAGTGACAGAACTGATGAGCTGAGGAGGGCTTGTGCCCTGAGCTCCAAGGTGCCTCTTGAGGCTGCCTGTTATCGAAGCCAGGCTGGAGCCCCTCTTACCGGTGTGGGTGCGGACGTGTCTCTTCAGGTCGAACGTGTCATTGAAGCCCTTCCCACAGTAGGTGCACAGGTGCCTCTTGACATCATTGTGACACTTCATGTGGCGATTGAGCATGCGCTGGTAGGTGAAGGCCTTCTGACAAATGTGGCAGGTGAAGAGGTCTCCACTGGGCCCATCCCCCAGGGTCACCTGCaagtgaggaggaggagctgtGGCTGCAGGTGGGCATC containing:
- the OVOL1 gene encoding putative transcription factor Ovo-like 1, whose translation is MPRAFLVKKPCVSTCKRNWSELPDEERGEIYVPVSLGFCPPQPYQEPEPSVAEPSSCPLVLDMSLRDSSYGVVPGPCVVAQLPSEDISHLAEPQNRDHGFLRTKMKVTLGDGPSGDLFTCHICQKAFTYQRMLNRHMKCHNDVKRHLCTYCGKGFNDTFDLKRHVRTHTGVRPYKCSLCDKAFTQRCSLESHLKKIHGVQQKYAYKERRAKLYVCEECGCTSESQEGHVLHLKEHHPDSPLLRKTSKKVAVALQNTVTSLLQSNHHL